The Gillisia sp. Hel_I_86 genome has a segment encoding these proteins:
- a CDS encoding DUF885 domain-containing protein produces MIKRIIIPFCLTLVLIACKDESKQENNAEDNIGVEFNDLLDSYYEEGLKLNPLSATAAGDNRYNDQFPNTLSEAYRDSLKNYYTSYKEELAKFDDSKLSETEQMSKAILKWECDMNLETLEFRNSEFFPIDQMWSVNLNMGQLASGMSSQPFKTVEDYENWQKRVDAYLVWMNSVEEKMEEGMKEGYVLPRSLIVKVIPQLDAMTEKDLNKHLFYTPINNFPEGFSAENKTRLKEEYTKMIKEKVIPAYQKLHDFVKNEYLPNGRTTSGIADIPNGEAYYKHQIKLYTTTDLTAAEIHQLGLDEVARISSEMEKVKEQIGFKGDLKSFFNAVRTNKALMPYKTPEEVIANFNAIHEKMKPQLKKLFDMAPKTPFEVRRTEAFRENSASAEYNQGSLDGTRPGIFYVPIPDATTYNGYSDESLFLHEAIPGHHYQISLTQESTVLPQFRKTLWYSGYGEGWALYSESLGKELGLYTDPYQYFGMLGAEMHRAVRLVVDTGLHSKGWTREQAIQYSMDNEAESEAGITSEIERYMANPGQALSYKIGQLKIIELRKKAKNELDDKFDIRQYHNQVLETGSVPLELLENKIDRWIENSK; encoded by the coding sequence ATGATAAAAAGAATAATAATACCATTCTGCTTAACACTTGTACTAATTGCTTGTAAAGACGAATCTAAACAAGAAAATAATGCTGAAGATAATATAGGAGTAGAATTTAATGATTTGTTAGACTCCTATTATGAAGAAGGTCTTAAGCTGAACCCATTAAGTGCAACTGCAGCAGGAGATAACAGGTATAACGATCAATTCCCGAATACTCTTTCTGAAGCTTACAGAGACTCATTAAAAAATTATTATACCTCTTATAAAGAAGAACTGGCAAAATTCGATGACTCGAAACTTTCTGAAACCGAGCAAATGAGCAAGGCTATTTTAAAGTGGGAGTGCGATATGAATTTAGAAACCTTAGAGTTTCGGAATTCTGAATTTTTTCCAATAGATCAAATGTGGTCTGTGAACCTTAATATGGGTCAATTGGCCAGTGGAATGAGTTCCCAGCCATTTAAAACCGTAGAGGATTATGAAAACTGGCAAAAACGTGTAGACGCCTATTTAGTTTGGATGAATTCTGTAGAAGAAAAGATGGAAGAAGGGATGAAAGAAGGCTATGTCCTTCCAAGATCTTTAATTGTTAAAGTGATTCCACAATTGGATGCAATGACAGAAAAGGACCTTAATAAACACCTTTTTTATACTCCTATCAACAATTTTCCCGAAGGTTTTTCTGCTGAAAATAAAACACGTTTAAAGGAAGAGTATACCAAAATGATCAAAGAAAAAGTGATCCCTGCTTATCAAAAACTACATGATTTCGTAAAGAATGAATACTTGCCAAATGGAAGAACTACAAGCGGAATTGCAGACATACCAAATGGAGAGGCCTATTACAAGCATCAGATAAAATTATATACCACTACAGATTTGACCGCTGCAGAGATCCATCAATTAGGATTGGATGAAGTGGCACGAATTTCTTCAGAAATGGAAAAAGTGAAAGAACAAATCGGTTTTAAAGGAGATCTAAAATCGTTTTTTAATGCTGTTAGAACGAACAAGGCGTTGATGCCTTATAAAACTCCAGAGGAGGTTATTGCTAATTTCAACGCAATTCATGAAAAAATGAAACCTCAATTGAAAAAATTATTTGACATGGCTCCAAAAACACCTTTTGAAGTTCGCAGAACGGAAGCATTCAGAGAAAATTCCGCAAGTGCTGAATATAATCAAGGTTCTTTAGATGGAACCCGTCCAGGAATATTTTATGTGCCAATTCCAGATGCAACTACTTATAACGGGTATTCAGACGAATCTTTATTTTTACATGAAGCAATTCCAGGGCATCACTACCAGATCTCTTTAACTCAAGAAAGTACTGTCTTACCGCAATTCAGAAAAACCTTATGGTACAGCGGATATGGGGAAGGCTGGGCTTTATACTCGGAATCTCTAGGGAAAGAACTGGGATTATATACAGATCCTTACCAATATTTCGGAATGTTGGGAGCAGAAATGCACCGTGCGGTTAGGTTGGTTGTAGACACTGGCTTGCATTCCAAAGGATGGACCAGAGAGCAAGCAATTCAATATTCTATGGACAACGAAGCAGAATCTGAAGCTGGAATCACCTCTGAAATTGAACGATATATGGCAAATCCAGGCCAGGCACTTTCTTATAAGATCGGGCAATTGAAAATTATCGAATTGCGTAAAAAAGCTAAAAATGAGCTGGACGATAAATTCGATATTAGACAGTATCACAATCAAGTCTTGGAAACAGGTTCTGTCCCCTTGGAATTATTGGAAAATAAGATTGATAGATGGATAGAGAACAGTAAATAA
- a CDS encoding GIY-YIG nuclease family protein, with translation MKTIGTHNYYTYILTNKSKTVLYIGVTNDLKLRLQFHKKPSSINNFTSKYKCFYLIYYEHFQDINLAIGREKELKGWRREKKELLINSINPHWDFLNDSV, from the coding sequence ATGAAAACAATAGGCACCCATAACTACTACACTTATATCCTCACTAATAAGAGCAAAACGGTTTTATATATTGGTGTTACCAATGATCTAAAACTTCGACTTCAATTTCATAAGAAGCCAAGCTCAATTAATAATTTTACATCAAAGTATAAATGCTTCTATTTAATCTATTATGAGCACTTTCAAGATATTAACTTAGCAATAGGTAGGGAAAAAGAATTAAAAGGTTGGAGAAGAGAAAAGAAGGAACTATTAATTAATTCAATAAATCCTCATTGGGATTTCTTAAATGATAGTGTTTAA
- a CDS encoding VF530 family DNA-binding protein: MENNKIPQKQHNNQLHGVKLVDIIERLVEKHGWEKMGEMLPIRCFTHDPSVKSSLKFLRKTPWARDKVEKIYMESIK, encoded by the coding sequence ATGGAAAATAATAAAATACCTCAAAAACAACACAACAATCAGTTACACGGAGTAAAACTGGTTGATATTATTGAGCGTTTGGTAGAAAAACATGGATGGGAAAAAATGGGAGAAATGCTTCCTATTAGATGTTTTACACACGATCCTTCCGTAAAATCCAGCTTAAAATTCCTAAGAAAAACCCCTTGGGCTAGAGATAAGGTAGAGAAGATTTATATGGAGTCAATTAAATAA
- a CDS encoding SDR family NAD(P)-dependent oxidoreductase, whose amino-acid sequence MKNYKEESVEIVSEEQIDLCIDILKNLVNDSNQIFDLSEEKRIALMKAAGALTRPQRDEFIKRKKDSKKAAKRKMIERDKHARKETGIRSAREATIFIAPSLVEVPKDERPELESPRNCYVCKTMYTKLHHFYDTMCTECGDFNYAKRYQTADLTGQVAVVTGSRLKIGYHITLMLLKAGATVVATTRFPVDSALRFSKEHDFQEWGDRLKIHGLDLRHIPSVEIFCNFIEQRYERLDILINNAAQTVRRPSGFFAHLMEKEELPYESLPEFAKDLLADHHNSLQELKSLTEGASNNQNNVLPVTWHGSEPGIGLRASAKLSQIPYSFDNSLSTKEVFPEGELDADLQQVDLRKTNSWRLRLGEIETTEMIEVQLVNSVAPFVLCNRLSDLMRKENTDKKHIINVSAMEGKFHRFKKEDRHPHTNMAKAALNMMTHTSASTFAKDGIFMNAVDTGWVTDEDPAELSKKKVEIHDFQPPLDIVDGAARVMDPLFDGINTGKHWCGKFLKDYRPIDW is encoded by the coding sequence ATGAAGAATTATAAGGAAGAATCAGTTGAAATAGTTAGCGAAGAACAGATAGATCTATGTATAGATATTCTGAAAAATTTGGTTAATGATTCCAATCAAATTTTTGACCTTTCAGAAGAGAAACGTATCGCATTAATGAAAGCAGCTGGTGCACTTACTCGCCCTCAGCGTGATGAGTTTATAAAAAGAAAGAAAGATTCTAAAAAAGCCGCTAAAAGAAAAATGATCGAGCGTGATAAACATGCCCGAAAAGAAACCGGAATTCGAAGTGCACGAGAAGCTACCATCTTTATTGCTCCAAGTCTTGTTGAAGTACCCAAAGACGAACGTCCGGAATTAGAATCTCCACGGAACTGTTATGTATGTAAGACCATGTATACTAAGCTACATCACTTTTACGATACGATGTGTACAGAATGTGGCGATTTTAATTATGCCAAGCGCTACCAAACTGCCGATCTAACTGGCCAAGTTGCAGTAGTAACTGGATCTAGATTAAAAATTGGTTACCACATAACGCTCATGTTGTTAAAAGCAGGAGCAACTGTTGTTGCAACCACAAGATTCCCGGTAGATTCAGCATTGCGATTTTCCAAAGAACATGATTTCCAAGAATGGGGAGACCGTTTAAAGATCCACGGATTGGATCTTAGGCACATTCCAAGTGTGGAGATTTTCTGCAATTTTATAGAACAGCGATATGAAAGATTGGATATTCTTATAAATAATGCCGCACAAACGGTACGCAGACCTTCTGGCTTCTTTGCGCATTTAATGGAGAAGGAAGAGTTGCCTTATGAATCTTTGCCTGAATTTGCTAAAGATCTTTTGGCAGATCATCATAATTCATTACAAGAATTAAAATCCCTTACAGAAGGGGCGTCTAATAATCAGAACAACGTGTTGCCGGTAACCTGGCATGGATCGGAGCCGGGAATTGGGTTAAGAGCTTCGGCCAAGTTATCCCAGATACCATATAGTTTCGATAATTCCCTTTCTACTAAAGAAGTTTTTCCTGAAGGCGAATTGGATGCAGATCTGCAACAGGTAGATCTTCGGAAAACGAATAGTTGGAGGTTGCGATTAGGGGAAATAGAGACTACAGAAATGATCGAAGTGCAATTGGTAAATTCCGTTGCTCCCTTTGTATTATGTAATCGACTCTCAGATTTGATGAGAAAGGAGAATACAGATAAAAAGCATATTATAAACGTTTCTGCCATGGAAGGGAAATTCCATAGATTCAAAAAAGAAGATAGACACCCACATACCAATATGGCGAAAGCTGCATTGAATATGATGACGCATACTTCGGCATCAACATTTGCCAAAGATGGAATATTCATGAATGCCGTAGATACTGGCTGGGTAACAGATGAAGATCCTGCAGAATTATCCAAGAAAAAGGTAGAAATACATGATTTTCAGCCACCATTGGATATTGTAGATGGCGCAGCACGGGTAATGGATCCTCTGTTCGATGGGATTAATACAGGAAAGCATTGGTGTGGGAAATTCCTTAAGGATTATAGACCGATAGATTGGTAG
- a CDS encoding DEAD/DEAH box helicase: MANTIKDQKEILEKMGIKELNPMQEEACEIINSNSNVVLLSPTGTGKTLAFLLPIINQLDMNSKEVQALILVPSRELAIQIEQVVREMGTGYKTNAVYGGRSFSKDKIELKHEPAILIGTPGRVSDHLRRETFLVDDIKTLVLDEFDKSLEVGFEEQMTEIINALPNIEKRILTSATQQIEIPKFVGLKDPAHINYLDGKKRSQLQIKTINSASKDKLESLKEVLDHIGNKPGIVFCNFRDSIQRVSDYLTQNQIGHGCFHGGMEQQDRERSLIKFRNGTHNIIVATDLAARGLDIPELNFIIHYQLPLKKEEFTHRNGRTARMNAAGNAYVIKWEKEDLPDFIDLDELQNLKSNNASQDTLWETLFVSGGRKDKISKGDIAGLFFKQGKLEKDELGAIELKQDCCFVSVPAAKANALIASLNNSKLKKKKVRIKLI; the protein is encoded by the coding sequence ATGGCAAATACAATTAAAGATCAGAAAGAGATCTTAGAAAAAATGGGGATTAAGGAACTCAATCCTATGCAGGAAGAAGCTTGTGAGATAATAAATTCTAACTCCAACGTAGTTTTGTTATCCCCAACAGGTACAGGTAAAACACTGGCATTTCTATTACCAATTATAAACCAGTTGGATATGAATTCTAAAGAAGTGCAAGCCTTGATCTTGGTGCCTTCCAGGGAATTGGCAATCCAAATTGAACAAGTGGTTAGAGAGATGGGGACAGGCTACAAGACCAATGCAGTCTATGGAGGCAGGTCTTTTTCCAAAGATAAAATAGAGCTGAAGCATGAACCTGCTATTTTGATAGGTACCCCGGGAAGGGTTTCAGATCATTTGAGAAGGGAGACTTTTTTAGTTGATGATATTAAAACCTTGGTTTTAGATGAATTTGATAAATCTTTAGAAGTTGGTTTTGAAGAGCAAATGACAGAGATTATTAATGCCTTACCAAATATCGAAAAGCGCATTCTTACCTCTGCTACACAGCAAATCGAAATCCCAAAGTTTGTTGGGTTAAAAGATCCTGCACATATAAATTATTTGGATGGAAAAAAGAGATCTCAACTTCAAATTAAAACTATAAACTCTGCTTCTAAGGATAAATTGGAATCTTTAAAAGAAGTTTTAGATCATATTGGGAATAAACCGGGAATCGTGTTTTGTAATTTTCGAGATAGTATTCAGCGTGTAAGCGATTATTTAACCCAGAATCAGATTGGCCACGGTTGTTTTCATGGAGGTATGGAACAACAAGACAGAGAGCGTTCCCTTATTAAATTTAGAAATGGAACTCATAACATAATTGTAGCTACAGATCTTGCTGCTAGGGGATTGGATATCCCAGAATTGAATTTTATTATTCATTATCAGCTTCCACTAAAGAAGGAAGAATTTACCCATAGGAATGGTCGTACCGCTAGAATGAATGCTGCAGGGAATGCCTATGTTATAAAATGGGAAAAAGAAGATCTGCCTGATTTTATAGATTTGGACGAACTACAAAATCTTAAAAGTAATAATGCTTCTCAGGATACTTTATGGGAAACTTTATTTGTATCCGGCGGAAGAAAAGATAAAATCTCAAAAGGAGATATTGCAGGCTTATTTTTCAAACAGGGCAAACTTGAAAAGGATGAGTTGGGAGCTATAGAATTAAAACAAGATTGTTGTTTTGTTTCGGTGCCGGCAGCTAAAGCAAATGCACTTATCGCCTCACTTAATAATAGCAAACTAAAGAAAAAGAAAGTTCGAATTAAGCTTATATAG
- the rlmF gene encoding 23S rRNA (adenine(1618)-N(6))-methyltransferase RlmF produces the protein MHPNNIHNEAYNFEELVKVHPELSDHIIDNINSEETVDFGNNQSVLHLNKALLKCHYKVTDWNIPPKYLIPPIPGRADYIHHLADLLAEEKLTPEVKGLDIGVGANCIYPILGNSIYHWKMVGADIDENAVVAAQNNISSTKKLSQNIEIRYQDDHSNMFKGVIKEGEYFNFSMCNPPFHSSKEEAAKTSRRKTKNLGREIGSPLNFGGESHELWCNGGEALFLKRMIKESTNFKTQVGWFTSLISKKESLSKIYKQLDKLKATYKIIPMSQGNKKSRFIAWKF, from the coding sequence TTGCATCCAAACAACATTCACAACGAAGCGTATAATTTTGAAGAACTGGTAAAAGTTCATCCAGAATTAAGTGATCATATTATCGATAATATTAATTCAGAAGAAACTGTCGATTTTGGTAATAATCAATCGGTGTTGCATCTTAATAAAGCACTTTTAAAATGTCATTATAAAGTAACAGATTGGAATATTCCACCAAAGTACCTCATTCCACCTATTCCTGGAAGAGCAGATTATATCCATCATTTGGCCGATCTTTTGGCTGAAGAAAAATTAACTCCAGAGGTAAAAGGATTGGATATTGGAGTTGGAGCTAATTGCATCTATCCTATTTTAGGAAACAGTATTTATCACTGGAAAATGGTTGGTGCAGATATCGATGAAAATGCCGTGGTTGCAGCCCAAAATAACATTAGCAGTACCAAAAAGTTAAGTCAGAATATCGAAATAAGATATCAGGATGATCATTCCAATATGTTTAAAGGAGTGATCAAGGAAGGGGAATATTTTAATTTTAGTATGTGCAATCCTCCTTTTCACTCTTCTAAGGAAGAAGCAGCTAAAACAAGTCGAAGAAAAACCAAGAATCTAGGAAGGGAAATTGGAAGTCCACTTAATTTTGGCGGGGAATCTCACGAGTTATGGTGTAATGGTGGAGAAGCCTTATTCCTTAAACGAATGATCAAGGAAAGTACGAATTTTAAGACCCAAGTGGGTTGGTTCACCTCACTTATCTCTAAAAAGGAAAGCCTTAGTAAAATTTACAAACAGCTGGATAAATTAAAGGCTACTTATAAAATAATTCCCATGAGTCAGGGGAATAAAAAAAGCCGATTTATCGCCTGGAAATTTTAA
- a CDS encoding type 1 glutamine amidotransferase domain-containing protein — MKNILFVLTSNDKMGDTDKKTGFWVEEFAAPYYKLTDAGYNVTLASPKGGQPPIDPNSDTEDAATEDTKRFDKDKETQKILANTKRLEDVDQKDFDAVFYPGGHGLLWDLVENKTSQELIESFYTNKKPISFVCHAPAILKNIKDTDGNALVKGRKVTGFTNGEEEAVQLTDVVPFLIEDMMKEKGADYSKKGDWEPYALEDGLLITGQNPASSSKVADFLMKKLK; from the coding sequence ATGAAAAATATACTTTTTGTACTTACGAGTAACGACAAAATGGGTGATACCGATAAGAAAACCGGATTTTGGGTTGAAGAATTCGCAGCACCATATTATAAATTAACAGATGCAGGCTATAATGTAACTTTAGCTTCTCCAAAGGGTGGACAGCCTCCAATAGATCCAAATAGTGATACAGAGGATGCTGCAACAGAAGATACCAAGCGTTTCGATAAAGATAAAGAAACTCAAAAAATATTGGCCAATACCAAGAGATTGGAAGATGTAGATCAGAAGGATTTTGATGCTGTTTTCTATCCTGGAGGTCACGGACTTCTATGGGACCTTGTAGAGAACAAAACGTCTCAAGAACTTATAGAATCTTTTTACACAAATAAAAAACCTATTTCCTTTGTATGTCATGCCCCGGCAATATTGAAAAACATCAAGGATACAGATGGGAATGCGCTTGTAAAAGGAAGAAAGGTTACCGGATTTACAAATGGGGAAGAAGAAGCAGTGCAGTTGACCGATGTTGTACCTTTTTTAATTGAAGATATGATGAAAGAAAAAGGAGCCGATTATAGCAAAAAAGGTGATTGGGAACCCTATGCATTGGAAGATGGATTGTTGATCACTGGTCAAAACCCCGCATCTTCTTCAAAAGTTGCCGATTTCTTAATGAAAAAATTGAAATAG
- a CDS encoding Crp/Fnr family transcriptional regulator, translated as MIGESIHSTILNHLKKVISLSESEQQEFTSILEEVKISKKNFLIEPGDLVNSEYYVVSGCLEAYYLDETGDKHIIQFALEDWWISDFEAFFNNVPAKLYVETIEDSVLLGINKGVLEVLYTRIPQFERFFRIKTTSAFVSLRTRILSTLQKSGKERYLEFCESYPKIEQRVPNYLIANYLGLKPESLSRIRKEVL; from the coding sequence ATGATCGGGGAAAGCATACATAGTACTATTCTAAATCACCTTAAAAAGGTAATATCACTTTCTGAGAGTGAGCAGCAGGAATTTACTAGCATCTTGGAAGAGGTAAAGATCTCCAAAAAGAATTTTTTAATCGAACCCGGAGATTTGGTGAATTCTGAATACTACGTCGTTTCAGGCTGTTTAGAGGCTTATTATCTGGATGAAACAGGAGACAAACACATCATCCAGTTTGCATTGGAAGATTGGTGGATTTCAGATTTTGAAGCTTTTTTTAATAACGTTCCGGCTAAGTTATATGTAGAAACTATTGAAGATTCAGTACTTCTAGGTATTAATAAAGGGGTTTTGGAAGTTTTGTATACCCGTATTCCCCAGTTCGAACGTTTCTTTAGAATTAAAACCACCAGCGCTTTTGTTTCCTTACGCACAAGAATACTTTCTACGCTTCAAAAAAGTGGAAAAGAGCGCTATCTGGAATTTTGCGAATCGTATCCAAAAATAGAGCAGCGCGTTCCCAATTATCTAATCGCAAATTATCTGGGTTTAAAACCAGAGAGCCTTAGCAGGATAAGAAAAGAAGTTCTTTAG
- a CDS encoding cation:proton antiporter produces MEILSSYNLIIGVSVIIILSFLFNGLSKKTNIPAVLMLIMLGVGLQYLLDYWDAGNVDFFPVLEVLGIVGLIMIVLEAALELELKREKLVPILKAMGIALIGLLASAWVAALILYNFIPEMTMQSAWLYATPLSILSSAIIIPSVLGLTGAKREFHIYESTFSDILGIMMFYFLTGKLNPAEDGGIAGFSGNLVLTIVISLVASYGIILIFQRIKSQVKLFLLIGVLLLLYALGKKMHLSSLIIILIFGLVIANMKLFFKGKLSKYLHFEKAHHIYHELHTITAETAFVVRTFFFVIFGLTIAIASLWNLDVALISLMIIASIYGIRFVLLRIFIGADILPQLFIAPRGLITVLLFYAIPGEAEIATFEPGILLFVIIGTSLIMTFAMIYDKRRSSKAIKAANSIKVGTTKWKAPALEETAR; encoded by the coding sequence ATGGAAATTTTATCCTCTTATAATTTAATAATTGGGGTGTCGGTAATTATAATACTGTCCTTTCTTTTTAACGGGTTATCCAAGAAAACCAATATTCCTGCAGTGCTAATGCTGATAATGTTGGGGGTTGGGCTTCAATATTTATTGGATTATTGGGATGCCGGGAATGTTGACTTTTTCCCTGTTTTAGAAGTATTGGGAATTGTCGGATTGATTATGATCGTTCTGGAGGCTGCACTAGAACTGGAGTTGAAGCGGGAAAAACTCGTCCCCATTTTAAAGGCAATGGGTATTGCACTTATCGGGTTATTGGCCTCGGCATGGGTTGCGGCATTAATTCTGTATAATTTCATTCCAGAAATGACCATGCAATCTGCCTGGTTGTATGCAACCCCTTTATCCATCTTATCCAGTGCCATTATCATTCCTAGCGTGTTGGGATTAACTGGTGCCAAAAGAGAATTCCATATTTACGAAAGTACGTTTTCGGATATTTTGGGAATTATGATGTTCTATTTTCTAACAGGAAAATTAAATCCTGCGGAAGATGGGGGGATCGCGGGTTTTAGTGGAAACCTGGTATTGACAATAGTGATATCCCTGGTAGCCAGTTACGGGATCATATTAATATTTCAGCGTATTAAAAGTCAGGTGAAATTATTTCTTTTAATTGGCGTTTTGCTACTCTTATATGCATTGGGCAAGAAAATGCATTTATCGTCATTGATCATTATTTTGATCTTCGGATTGGTAATAGCCAATATGAAATTGTTCTTTAAAGGGAAGCTCTCCAAATATCTTCATTTCGAAAAAGCGCACCATATTTACCATGAGTTGCATACCATTACTGCAGAAACTGCCTTTGTGGTGCGAACTTTCTTTTTTGTGATCTTCGGACTTACCATCGCTATTGCATCTCTTTGGAATTTAGATGTGGCACTCATAAGCTTAATGATCATTGCTTCTATCTACGGAATTCGATTTGTGCTACTTCGTATTTTTATAGGAGCAGATATCCTTCCGCAGCTATTTATAGCACCACGTGGATTAATTACCGTGCTCTTATTTTATGCCATCCCGGGAGAGGCCGAAATAGCCACTTTTGAACCTGGGATCTTATTATTTGTGATAATAGGAACCAGCCTTATTATGACCTTTGCAATGATCTACGATAAACGCAGGTCTTCTAAGGCAATTAAAGCTGCAAACAGCATCAAGGTTGGCACTACGAAATGGAAAGCCCCTGCTTTGGAAGAAACTGCCAGGTAA